In Fusobacteria bacterium ZRK30, the DNA window TATCTATGACGGACTTATAAATTCAGGGGTTAAGATAGTGAGATATAAACATCTGGATTATATAGACCTGGAGAAAAAATTAGAAAAATATAGAAACACCTGCAAAAGATCTCTCATTGTAACAGAGAGTATCTACAGTATGGATGGGGATATAGTTGATTTAGACAGGGTAGTTTCATTAAAAAATAGGTATGATTCTCAGCTCTATTTAGATGAAGCGCATTCATATGGTGTTTTAGGGTATGGGCAGGCCTATACCAGATCTTTGGTGAAAGATATAGATTTTATCATGCTGGGCCTGGGAAAGGGAGGTTCAAGTAACGGTGGAATACTGATATTAGATGATATTGCAAGGTCATACATAATAAACAGAGGAAGAAAGTTTATCTATACCACAGCTCCATCTCCTATTCAGACCAGCTGGAACAGGTATGTATTTAAAAATATGCCATTTTTAAAATATAAGAGGGAAAAGTTAAACTTATTGAAAGAGTTATTTTATAAAAAATTAAAAGGAAAAAATATAGAAACTATAAGCACGGAGCAGATCATAAGTATAGTCATCGGGGACAATAAAAGGTGTATAGATATATCCCGGACTTTGAGAAGAGAGGGATACCTTGTCTACCCGATTAAGGAACCTACAGTTCCAAAGGGAACAGCCAGGATAAGGCTTACACTAACAGCAGATATGGGAGTAGAAAAAATAGAAAAGTTTATAGATAAACTCAGCCATGAATTATACTAGCAGATAAAATTGATTTTTACCGTAGAGGGGATCATCAAAATACTGTTAGTTTACTGAGTAGATATAAGGTTTTGAGGTAATTTGATTGAAGACCGTTAGGAGGTGTCAGATGAAGTTAATACTATTTTTTAATGGATGGGGAGTTCCTAAGGAGATCTTTAAATTTTTAGCTTGGGATGATTTTGAAGTCAGGATTATAGATTTGGAAGAAGAGGTAGATTTTCAAGTTTTGGAAAAATATGAGGAAATAGATGTTATTGCTTGGTCATTTGGGGTATATAATGCTTCCAAGCAGTTAGGGGGCCTTAAAAACATATCTCTGAATAAAGTAGTTGCAATAAACGGGAGTACAAAGGCTATCCATAGAAGGTATGGGATCTCTCCTATAATATTTGACCGGACTTTGAAAAATTTAGATATAGATAGATATTTGGAGTTTATGAAAAATACAGGTTTGAATATCTTAGACGTTAAAGATAAAGAAATTATAAAAAAATATAGGAAGATATTAGCTGAATTTGGGGAAAATTATCAGGAGATACCATCGATATTTGAATATTCATTGATCTCTACTAAGGACAGGATTTTCCCATCTAGGAGTTTGATGAATTACTATAAAGGAACGAAATACAAACTTATAGAGGAGGAGCATTACCCCTTTGATAGGTGGAATAGCTGGGGAGAGATATTGGATGAATTTTGATAAAAAGTTTGACAGGTATGAGGAAAATGCTCATATTCAAAAGGTTGTAGCAAAAGAATTAGTAAATTTAGTTCCTAAAAAAAAATATAATACTATTTTTGAGATTGGTGCCGGGACAGGTATTTTGACCAAAAAGATAGTAAAAAACATAGAGTATAAGGATTTAATAGTCAATGATAAATATTTTGAGAGCAAACAATATATAAAAGATCTACCTTCTGTAGAATTTATAGGAGGGGATATTGAAAAATTAGATATAGAGAAAGCTGATCTAATTATATCTAGCTCGGTATTTCAATGGATAGAGGATAAAGATAGGTTATTTGAAAAAATATCTAAATCTACAGATACTTTTTTATTTTCCATCTATATAAAGGGAAATTTAATGGAAATTTCAGATCATTTTGGGATCTCATTGGAATATTTGGATATGAAAGAATTAAAAACACTCCTAACTCCTTATTTTAAAAATATCGGGGGATATGAGGAGGAGTTTGTATTGAAATTTGATACTCCAATGGATGGGCTAAAACACCTTAAAAATACAGGGGTAACAGGTATAGGACAGACGAATACGCAGAAGATAAGGAGTTACTTGTCAAAGGAATTGACCTATAAGGTTGGATATTTTGTCTGTAAAAAATAATGTTGAAAGATCTTTTGAATATTGAGGGGGAGTATAATGAAAAAATATATAGACATTGAATCCTGGCCCAGGAAAGGGCAGTATAAACTTTTTAAACAAATGGATTATCCTCATTTTAACATCTGTGCCAATGTAGATATAACTGAGATGTATTCCTATGTAAAAGAAAATGACATCTCTTTTTTCAGAGCAATGATATTTCTTACTTCTAAAATTGCAAATAATATAACAGAATTTAAGTATAGGATGGAGGACGATAAGGTAGTTCAATATGATTTCATCCACCCGGCTTTTACATTTCTGACTCAATCGGAAGTTTTCAGCTTCTGTAATGTAGATTATACAGATGATTTTCATTGTTTTATGGAGAGAGTTGAAGAAAAAATAGAACAATTAGATGGAAAGGTTGATGTAGAAGATGAACCCAATAGGGATGATCGTGTGTTTATAACCAGTATTCCATGGGTTTCATTTACAAGTGTGACCCATCCAATAAACTTATCACCCAGTGATTCCGTACCAAGGATAGCATGGGGGAAATATTTTGAAGAAAACGGAAAATTAAAACTACCAGTTTCAGTTCAGGTGAATCATGCATTGATGGATGGTCTCCATGTAGGGAGATATTTTTCTTTATTACAGGATAGTTTAGATGATCCAAGTAAAAACTTATAGTTTATTTTTTTTACAGGGAGATACGAAACTATTCTATAGATTATTTAAAAGATAATTTTTGAGATATATGATAGAATATATGTTGAAATTTTAGGAGGTTAGGATGAATTATTCAGATAAATTATTTATACAGGAAGCAAAGGATATATTAGCCGGAGCTACAAATGACGGATTAGACGGAGTAAGACCTGTGTGGTCAGACGGAACTACTGCAAACACAGTGGCAAAGTTTGCATCAATTACAAGGTATGACCTGTCTAAGGGGTTGCCGATAACTACCTTAAGGCGTCAATATTGGAAGGGTGCTATTCAGGAATTGATATGGATATGGGTGAAAAACTCTAATAATATCAAAGATCTGCCGTTAAAGATATGGGATTCTTGGGCTGATGAAAATGGGAGTATTGGTAAAGCCTATGGATATCAGTTGGCAAAAAAGATAGATTTCCCAGAAGGAAATATGACCCAGGTAGAGAGGGTAATCTATCTGTTGAAGAATAAACCCGGGGACAGAAGGATGGTAGTAACTATCTGGAATAATGAAGATATGAAAGATATGGGGCTGGTTCCCTGTGCTCATACCATTACTTTTTCTGTAATAGGTGGGAAACTTAATGCAGTTTTAGATCAACGTTCAGGAGATTTTTTAGCTGCTTCAGGGCCTGGAGGATACAATGAGATACAGTACGCTACTCTAGTATATATGATGGCTCATATTGCAGGGTTAGAAGTAGGGGAGTTTGTTCATCTAACTGTAAATCACCATATCTATGACAGACATATAGATTATGTAAAGGAAATGATTGCCATTGGAGAAGAATTTGATACAGAATCAGAACTACCAAAATTAATCATTAAAAATAAGGTAGAGAACTTCTTTGATTTTACCATCGATGAT includes these proteins:
- a CDS encoding pyridoxal phosphate-dependent aminotransferase family protein, producing the protein MFYKELIEELGELKKQANYRELKVVEDNYILDFSSNDYLDLDSDKNFKKKFTDSLDLNNISFGSCGSRLLGGNHREIRDFEDEIDEVFKKKSLVFGSGYDANTTVIETFYSKGDIIFTDRYNHASIYDGLINSGVKIVRYKHLDYIDLEKKLEKYRNTCKRSLIVTESIYSMDGDIVDLDRVVSLKNRYDSQLYLDEAHSYGVLGYGQAYTRSLVKDIDFIMLGLGKGGSSNGGILILDDIARSYIINRGRKFIYTTAPSPIQTSWNRYVFKNMPFLKYKREKLNLLKELFYKKLKGKNIETISTEQIISIVIGDNKRCIDISRTLRREGYLVYPIKEPTVPKGTARIRLTLTADMGVEKIEKFIDKLSHELY
- a CDS encoding DUF452 family protein; protein product: MKLILFFNGWGVPKEIFKFLAWDDFEVRIIDLEEEVDFQVLEKYEEIDVIAWSFGVYNASKQLGGLKNISLNKVVAINGSTKAIHRRYGISPIIFDRTLKNLDIDRYLEFMKNTGLNILDVKDKEIIKKYRKILAEFGENYQEIPSIFEYSLISTKDRIFPSRSLMNYYKGTKYKLIEEEHYPFDRWNSWGEILDEF
- a CDS encoding methyltransferase domain-containing protein; this translates as MNFDKKFDRYEENAHIQKVVAKELVNLVPKKKYNTIFEIGAGTGILTKKIVKNIEYKDLIVNDKYFESKQYIKDLPSVEFIGGDIEKLDIEKADLIISSSVFQWIEDKDRLFEKISKSTDTFLFSIYIKGNLMEISDHFGISLEYLDMKELKTLLTPYFKNIGGYEEEFVLKFDTPMDGLKHLKNTGVTGIGQTNTQKIRSYLSKELTYKVGYFVCKK
- a CDS encoding chloramphenicol acetyltransferase; the encoded protein is MKKYIDIESWPRKGQYKLFKQMDYPHFNICANVDITEMYSYVKENDISFFRAMIFLTSKIANNITEFKYRMEDDKVVQYDFIHPAFTFLTQSEVFSFCNVDYTDDFHCFMERVEEKIEQLDGKVDVEDEPNRDDRVFITSIPWVSFTSVTHPINLSPSDSVPRIAWGKYFEENGKLKLPVSVQVNHALMDGLHVGRYFSLLQDSLDDPSKNL
- the thyA gene encoding thymidylate synthase; its protein translation is MNYSDKLFIQEAKDILAGATNDGLDGVRPVWSDGTTANTVAKFASITRYDLSKGLPITTLRRQYWKGAIQELIWIWVKNSNNIKDLPLKIWDSWADENGSIGKAYGYQLAKKIDFPEGNMTQVERVIYLLKNKPGDRRMVVTIWNNEDMKDMGLVPCAHTITFSVIGGKLNAVLDQRSGDFLAASGPGGYNEIQYATLVYMMAHIAGLEVGEFVHLTVNHHIYDRHIDYVKEMIAIGEEFDTESELPKLIIKNKVENFFDFTIDDFDLVGYEPKSKSNKIEIAI